A genomic region of Candidatus Woesearchaeota archaeon contains the following coding sequences:
- a CDS encoding MarR family transcriptional regulator, with translation MKNKFFKFVLFIFILLLSVNFSLASSENEFYADLLININDRGDVVISGLTNHPNITGSYDDLTSKQGKYWVFNLSSDYFSSALFKVSLPDGVVINYVKSSAPINIGYDDSPFVKGILKDKVLEIFLQYHFEESKPGKSYYLLFVFLGIFVLFIGFYLLYFVKNKKKKDVHVKFSLTERQKNILLFLEKKDGVSQSFLEKKFGWPKSSLSRNIDSLVRKGLVVKLNKGNSNVIVLNKQK, from the coding sequence ATGAAAAACAAGTTTTTCAAATTCGTATTATTTATATTCATATTATTGTTATCTGTTAATTTTTCTTTAGCTAGCTCAGAGAATGAATTTTATGCTGATTTGCTAATAAATATTAATGATAGAGGGGACGTGGTGATTTCTGGGCTGACTAATCATCCTAACATCACAGGTTCTTATGATGATTTAACCTCTAAACAAGGTAAGTATTGGGTTTTTAATTTGAGCAGTGATTATTTTTCTAGTGCTTTATTCAAAGTTTCTTTACCTGATGGGGTCGTGATTAATTACGTGAAAAGTTCTGCACCTATTAATATAGGGTATGATGATTCTCCTTTCGTTAAAGGCATTTTGAAGGATAAAGTTTTAGAAATATTCTTACAATATCATTTTGAAGAATCAAAACCTGGCAAGAGTTATTATTTGTTATTTGTTTTTTTAGGGATTTTTGTTTTGTTCATCGGATTTTATTTGTTGTATTTTGTTAAGAATAAAAAGAAAAAAGATGTGCATGTTAAGTTTTCTTTGACGGAGAGACAAAAAAATATTTTATTATTTTTAGAAAAGAAAGACGGTGTGTCTCAGAGTTTTTTGGAAAAAAAATTTGGTTGGCCTAAATCTTCTTTGTCTAGAAATATTGATTCTCTTGTAAGAAAAGGATTAGTTGTTAAGTTAAATAAGGGTAATAGTAATGTTATTGTTTTGAATAAGCAAAAATAA
- a CDS encoding PGF-pre-PGF domain-containing protein: METQTMKMMIKQQNNKTENFKILLNIMLIIFTIITLSNIVNSVPSPQGIEGTIYHPDGLTEVFEEIPLTITNLETQEKIIAKTGIGTSGRYSIALSWENNPLIEIKVQNPYYENSTTITLEGMMRPVNLNINMDFGNVPPNITSTPITEAVAEYEYRYEVKSFDWNNDEITHTLKEAPENMSITSEGLITWTPGRSQFGNNTVIINASDGEYYDLQEYELYVYVIKESPSIISEPIRTVKRGELYEYEVEVIDEDYEFLRFEVFRGPEGMTFVDNVLTFQMNNSHEGEYIIIIDIIDIMDEVERQIFILGIIEPEISSRSEKEDVINDKIGPRIILITGIKDFEINNTDLVIKKISINNEEEITLEIKETNPLDEGVRTINTKAYKYFTIKPNKAVTEKTTITFSVNKKWLEENGLKPGEIVLKKYKEGFWENQYTKPLKEEKEKYLFEAETQGLSLFVITHIDEAKPLPTPIQISKIKTNYLFIGEIQIINDAEKIISLNEKQLDEINKKMQIKGLNQKNNETGKFETRIVGNKIMYYGSITGNKGDEITILLDLNKKEIKHETTIKDIINEENIQINEKDISKIKRNNAIIILFIITILIIFYVTMKPIIENKKNKNKKINKQIKWKK; encoded by the coding sequence ATGGAGACACAAACCATGAAAATGATGATAAAACAACAAAATAACAAAACAGAGAATTTTAAGATACTACTAAATATTATGCTAATCATTTTTACAATCATTACACTTAGTAACATAGTTAATAGTGTTCCGTCACCACAAGGAATAGAAGGAACAATATATCATCCTGACGGATTAACAGAAGTCTTCGAAGAAATACCCCTAACTATTACTAACTTAGAAACACAAGAAAAAATAATTGCAAAAACAGGAATAGGCACAAGCGGAAGATACTCAATAGCCCTAAGCTGGGAAAACAATCCCTTAATAGAAATAAAAGTGCAAAACCCATACTACGAAAATTCCACAACTATAACATTAGAAGGAATGATGAGACCAGTCAATCTAAACATAAACATGGACTTCGGAAACGTACCACCAAACATAACATCCACTCCAATAACAGAAGCCGTCGCAGAATATGAATATAGGTACGAAGTGAAGAGTTTTGATTGGAACAACGACGAAATAACCCATACATTAAAAGAAGCACCAGAAAATATGAGTATAACCTCTGAAGGATTAATTACGTGGACACCAGGAAGATCACAATTTGGAAATAACACAGTGATAATAAACGCGAGTGACGGAGAATATTATGACTTACAAGAATACGAGTTGTATGTTTACGTAATAAAAGAATCACCAAGCATAATATCAGAACCTATAAGAACTGTGAAAAGAGGAGAATTATATGAGTACGAAGTAGAAGTTATTGATGAAGATTATGAATTCTTAAGATTTGAAGTTTTTAGAGGACCTGAAGGAATGACTTTCGTAGATAATGTTCTAACGTTCCAAATGAATAATAGTCACGAAGGCGAATACATAATAATAATAGACATCATAGACATCATGGACGAAGTAGAAAGACAAATATTCATACTAGGAATAATAGAACCAGAAATAAGTAGCAGATCAGAAAAAGAAGATGTTATTAATGATAAAATAGGTCCGCGAATAATTTTAATTACAGGAATAAAAGATTTTGAAATAAACAATACTGATTTAGTCATAAAAAAAATAAGTATAAACAACGAAGAAGAAATAACTCTGGAAATAAAAGAAACTAATCCTTTAGATGAAGGTGTAAGAACAATAAACACTAAAGCGTATAAGTACTTCACAATAAAACCAAACAAAGCAGTAACCGAGAAAACAACTATTACTTTCTCAGTGAATAAGAAATGGTTAGAAGAAAACGGATTAAAACCAGGAGAAATAGTATTAAAGAAATACAAAGAAGGATTCTGGGAGAATCAATACACTAAGCCATTAAAAGAAGAAAAAGAAAAATATTTGTTTGAAGCAGAAACACAAGGACTTTCTTTATTTGTTATTACACACATCGATGAAGCAAAACCATTACCTACACCCATACAAATAAGTAAAATAAAAACTAATTATTTATTCATAGGAGAAATACAAATAATTAATGATGCGGAAAAAATAATAAGTCTTAATGAGAAACAATTAGATGAAATAAATAAAAAAATGCAAATAAAAGGATTGAACCAAAAAAATAATGAAACAGGGAAGTTCGAAACAAGAATTGTAGGAAACAAAATTATGTATTATGGAAGCATAACAGGAAACAAAGGAGATGAAATCACAATACTGCTGGATTTGAATAAAAAAGAAATAAAACATGAAACAACAATTAAAGACATAATAAACGAAGAAAACATACAAATAAACGAAAAAGATATTTCTAAAATAAAAAGAAATAACGCGATAATAATACTATTTATTATAACTATACTAATAATTTTTTACGTGACTATGAAACCAATAATAGAAAATAAAAAAAATAAGAATAAAAAAATAAACAAGCAAATAAAATGGAAAAAATAA
- a CDS encoding fibronectin type III domain-containing protein, producing the protein MLKIKTKKDLYLNIVLVLFLLLVSLSFGTALSMDVSSLIKAENNEAISFHLGISGNVSEVSASKNVSQGTLVLDGSDYLFSWISNFDSSGYLDILFSVEDNESSISSSVVIARSPVISGLENVNINSRILDVSLETDLASVCKYDLSNKSFSSMTYTFKSVDDFVHEGKTPSLSQGTHKVHVICKSLVGVESKASFVVDVNLFPSADIILSPSSPLRAGIIEVEVIASEDLIGEPELKYYFDDDASPRSITLTGSGNRWAGFMVIQEADKRRIGTFTFKGVDKTNLVGTEITSGKIFIVDNYVPSRVSSFEALVESDRVVLNWKYLDELFDEIKEYKIYKKSNRGGVDYVHYLATTSRNYYFDYDVEYGEAYYYKVSAVNHAHKEGPLSNEVAITFIPYRDESSEVKGLASELRAELKDKISFVNALILDVDLAESKIQRLSSEKELLITQSLGLLSDIVASKNKLNNVVSELSKLESKDLSYAEFDLAVSKLIIEANNVLKDVPLSFEIVDSVSYQETHDSFLARNVFEKYLELENFNLSRRESSDLLNYLVESQSSFLVDSEVIRAVISYSDREESVSLVSKNLQFFDIVDDLVILDNVLSLEKDVVFVVSPVSKNNYFAKWNVSGDSKKVSYYSFSNSSFDDFKESKMLVFKQGKVDETKNLITGMVAKDVERSSNPLFVPLLIGLLSVLFLSVYYFKSEESSLVDLDYVKDLFDFKKLFVKKDDSHKKLDLEKPPVLVSSSKSVDDANLKSLNHVTLINNVAKELLNEEASADNVDDVDNVGDVNASLVSDKGVSAVSKEKVFVDDSSISEEVLDTLYDLKSIVEDIYYSKEVVDDFTYVSKVKNVRKKMSRNAPFGKEFLLCDGRILKNLNDLRFSLRDMSDDVFGHHVNDSKNDFYLWIRDVFGYKSLAYKVKNVKSKQDLFRILKF; encoded by the coding sequence ATGTTAAAAATAAAAACTAAGAAGGACTTGTATTTAAACATTGTATTAGTTTTATTTTTGTTACTTGTTTCTCTATCTTTTGGAACTGCTTTATCTATGGATGTTTCTTCATTGATTAAAGCTGAGAATAATGAAGCTATCTCTTTTCATCTAGGTATTTCTGGAAACGTATCAGAAGTTTCTGCTTCTAAAAATGTTTCTCAAGGAACTTTAGTTCTTGATGGTTCTGATTACTTGTTTTCTTGGATTTCTAATTTTGATTCTTCTGGTTACTTAGATATTTTGTTCTCTGTTGAAGATAATGAATCTAGTATTTCTTCTTCTGTTGTTATTGCTAGAAGTCCTGTTATTTCTGGCTTAGAGAACGTTAATATTAATTCAAGAATTCTTGATGTTTCTTTAGAAACTGATTTAGCTTCTGTTTGCAAATATGATTTATCTAACAAATCATTTTCAAGTATGACTTACACATTTAAATCAGTTGATGATTTTGTTCATGAAGGTAAAACACCTAGTCTTTCTCAAGGAACGCACAAAGTTCATGTTATTTGCAAGTCACTTGTTGGTGTTGAGTCAAAAGCTTCTTTTGTTGTTGATGTTAATTTGTTTCCTTCTGCTGATATTATATTAAGTCCTAGTTCTCCTTTAAGAGCAGGTATAATAGAAGTGGAAGTTATTGCTTCTGAGGATTTGATTGGTGAGCCTGAGCTTAAGTATTATTTTGATGATGATGCTAGTCCTAGGAGTATTACTCTTACTGGTTCTGGTAATAGGTGGGCTGGTTTCATGGTTATTCAGGAAGCTGATAAAAGAAGAATTGGAACTTTTACTTTTAAGGGAGTTGATAAAACTAATTTGGTTGGTACAGAAATAACGTCTGGTAAGATTTTTATTGTTGATAATTATGTTCCTTCTAGGGTTTCTAGTTTTGAGGCTCTCGTTGAATCTGATAGGGTTGTTCTTAATTGGAAGTACTTAGATGAATTATTTGATGAAATTAAAGAGTATAAGATTTATAAGAAATCAAATAGGGGTGGGGTTGATTATGTTCATTATTTAGCTACTACTTCTAGGAATTATTATTTTGATTATGATGTTGAGTATGGTGAGGCTTATTATTATAAGGTTAGCGCGGTTAATCATGCTCACAAAGAAGGTCCTTTATCTAACGAGGTTGCTATTACTTTTATTCCTTATAGGGATGAGTCTTCTGAAGTTAAAGGTTTGGCTTCTGAGTTAAGAGCTGAGTTAAAAGATAAGATTAGTTTCGTGAATGCTTTGATTTTAGATGTTGATTTAGCTGAATCTAAGATTCAGCGTTTATCTTCAGAGAAGGAATTGTTGATTACTCAAAGTCTTGGATTATTATCTGACATTGTGGCTTCTAAGAATAAATTAAATAATGTTGTGTCCGAATTATCTAAATTAGAATCTAAGGATTTGTCTTATGCTGAATTTGATTTGGCTGTGTCTAAGCTTATTATTGAAGCTAACAATGTTTTAAAAGATGTTCCTTTAAGTTTTGAAATTGTTGATTCTGTTTCTTATCAAGAAACTCATGATTCTTTCTTAGCTAGGAACGTTTTTGAGAAGTATTTGGAACTTGAAAATTTTAATCTTTCTCGTAGGGAATCTTCTGATTTGCTTAATTATTTAGTTGAGAGTCAATCTTCTTTTTTAGTTGATTCTGAAGTGATTCGCGCAGTTATTTCTTATTCTGATAGAGAAGAAAGTGTTTCTTTAGTTTCTAAGAATTTACAGTTCTTTGACATTGTTGATGACTTAGTTATCTTAGATAATGTTTTATCTTTAGAAAAAGATGTTGTTTTCGTTGTTAGTCCTGTTTCTAAGAATAATTATTTTGCTAAATGGAATGTTAGTGGCGATTCTAAAAAGGTTTCTTATTATTCTTTTAGTAATTCATCTTTTGATGACTTTAAAGAATCTAAGATGTTAGTTTTCAAACAAGGTAAGGTTGATGAAACTAAGAATTTAATAACAGGTATGGTTGCTAAGGACGTTGAGCGTTCTTCTAATCCTTTATTTGTTCCTTTACTTATTGGTTTGTTGTCTGTTTTGTTTTTGTCTGTTTATTATTTTAAGTCTGAGGAGTCTTCTCTTGTGGATTTGGATTATGTTAAGGATTTGTTTGATTTCAAGAAATTGTTTGTTAAGAAAGATGATTCTCATAAGAAGCTTGATCTTGAGAAGCCTCCTGTTTTAGTTTCTTCTTCCAAGTCCGTTGATGATGCTAATTTAAAGTCTTTGAATCATGTTACACTAATTAATAATGTTGCTAAGGAATTGTTAAATGAAGAAGCAAGTGCTGATAATGTTGATGATGTTGATAATGTTGGTGATGTTAATGCTAGCTTGGTTTCTGATAAGGGTGTTAGCGCGGTATCTAAGGAAAAAGTGTTTGTTGATGATTCTTCTATTAGTGAGGAAGTTCTTGATACGTTGTATGATTTGAAAAGCATAGTTGAAGATATTTATTATTCTAAGGAGGTTGTTGATGATTTTACGTACGTGTCTAAGGTTAAAAATGTTCGTAAGAAGATGTCTAGGAATGCTCCTTTTGGCAAAGAATTTTTGTTGTGTGACGGTCGCATCCTTAAGAATTTAAATGATTTAAGGTTTTCTTTGCGTGATATGAGTGATGATGTTTTTGGTCATCATGTTAATGATTCTAAGAATGATTTTTATTTGTGGATTCGTGATGTTTTTGGTTATAAGTCTTTGGCTTACAAAGTTAAGAATGTTAAGTCTAAGCAGGATTTGTTTAGAATTCTTAAGTTCTGA
- a CDS encoding DUF87 domain-containing protein — protein MKEQEKKRTLKQKIKDMTRKKNMTIEEALKNRNNKKTKEKNYALIILTIISILIILTTSIYTGYIAYHEGQGGYIHQINLLFKKPVISWAGLYGAAFGVGQTQPWEFEVDPGGMIEGNIFFECLRSGTTTLLFASLVPQQEISIPTLQAATRQEIDAFIGIDNTHYDSTINTFKETMNIQIGANPINNIPTVYTYVGTGTEEGMFKAGLLKDENNNYVVVALIEEMLHRGFNQRFYNYQMMLPIPNNATTKYYIFLDPYIECPAGEDEPGAFGIVEGIVTDIGGNPMENTIVTIGRYSNVSDATGYYRISTDAGTRNIFAIRTGYKVYFNNVTVFENNVTEHNIILEIDLPPVEYIDMHPDIGPDFGPDQGPDQGPGEVPFQIERPVEIEGQDYWIPFNRITKRIREGEFAQETVFIQSFRQNNMQLNFEVVGDAKKVISIDRTSVLIPPRGDGRATLTFFGNETPGIYNGTLNITGGIDVEIPIIVEILDRDKIPIQALLLGISMSDRKIYSGSKFTFRTDLTNLLSDREYPVSLIFTIQNLDGTETIWTHTSNVFLKTSLSLIRNVQLPDNIREGEYVIRVTANYLDLSSSTSHVFHVSLPIHQYILFWGIRVWHAVLFLLFLIGLIIAIIIIKKRIEGKKKYHLKVEYSEIPKDGPRSIFAGKIAETSNKAYMNLENFKTHTIVAGSTGGGKSFSAQVIIEEMLLKDVAVIVFDPTAQWTGMLRKLTNKGLLGLYPSFGMTEKDAKPFTGNIRQINNARELIDIRKFMKPGEIQVFAVHKLDPKEIDIFVANTVREVFHANFDESEPLRLCLVYDEVHRLLPKFGGSGEGFLQIERACREFRKWGIGVMLISQVLADFVGQIKANINTEVQMRTRDEGDLDRIKTKYGEDVLQSLVKASIGTGMVQNSAYNRGRPYFITFRPIMHSVARLSDEEIAQYNEYNMKIDQMTYELDQLEKEEKQDVFDLRLELKLALDKVKAGNFNMVKIYIEGLEPRLKKVWTKIGKTPKKMEIKMVSQEELDKELKKAQGEREKFEAENKKEETKDDKKETPQDKFKKDVPPDKILKLHNDMLVVTPTSLYSEIEAMKDSDYEYHVNENKNDFADWIRDAVGDAELAEHLDNTKDRKEIISLLDKRAKGEKLPALEKSPEKKKQEEQKDAVKNFAKEPAEEPKKQEEQENKEEKSEETKEDEKESEDKKEDGEK, from the coding sequence ATGAAAGAACAAGAAAAAAAACGGACATTGAAACAAAAAATAAAAGACATGACCAGAAAAAAAAATATGACTATAGAAGAAGCGCTAAAAAACAGAAATAACAAAAAAACTAAAGAAAAAAACTACGCATTAATCATACTAACAATAATAAGTATACTAATAATATTAACCACGAGTATTTACACAGGATACATAGCTTATCATGAAGGACAAGGCGGATACATACACCAAATAAACCTGCTGTTCAAAAAACCAGTAATAAGCTGGGCAGGATTATATGGCGCTGCATTCGGAGTAGGACAAACACAACCATGGGAATTCGAAGTAGACCCAGGAGGAATGATAGAAGGAAACATATTCTTCGAATGTCTGAGAAGCGGAACCACCACGCTACTATTCGCAAGCCTAGTACCACAACAAGAAATATCCATACCGACGCTTCAAGCAGCAACACGCCAAGAAATAGACGCGTTTATAGGAATAGATAACACACATTACGATTCTACCATTAACACATTCAAAGAAACAATGAACATACAAATAGGCGCAAACCCAATCAACAATATACCGACAGTATACACATACGTAGGAACAGGCACCGAAGAAGGAATGTTCAAAGCAGGCCTATTAAAAGATGAAAACAACAATTATGTAGTCGTCGCATTAATAGAAGAAATGCTCCACAGAGGATTCAACCAAAGATTCTATAATTATCAAATGATGCTCCCCATTCCCAACAATGCAACAACAAAATATTACATATTCTTAGATCCATACATAGAGTGTCCTGCAGGCGAAGATGAACCAGGCGCATTCGGAATAGTAGAAGGAATAGTCACAGACATAGGAGGAAATCCTATGGAAAACACAATAGTAACAATAGGACGCTATTCTAACGTCTCAGACGCGACAGGTTACTACAGAATATCAACAGACGCAGGAACAAGAAATATCTTCGCAATAAGAACAGGATACAAAGTATATTTCAATAACGTAACAGTATTCGAAAACAATGTAACAGAACACAACATAATACTAGAAATAGACTTACCACCAGTAGAATACATAGATATGCACCCAGACATAGGACCTGACTTCGGACCAGACCAAGGACCAGACCAAGGACCCGGAGAAGTACCCTTCCAAATAGAAAGACCCGTAGAAATAGAAGGACAAGATTACTGGATACCCTTCAATAGAATCACGAAGAGAATAAGAGAAGGAGAATTCGCACAAGAAACAGTCTTCATACAAAGCTTCAGACAAAATAACATGCAACTAAATTTTGAAGTAGTAGGAGACGCAAAAAAAGTAATAAGTATAGATAGAACCAGTGTACTAATACCCCCAAGAGGAGATGGAAGAGCAACCCTAACATTTTTTGGAAATGAAACACCAGGAATATACAACGGAACATTAAACATAACCGGCGGAATAGATGTAGAAATACCAATAATAGTAGAAATATTAGACAGAGACAAAATACCAATACAAGCACTACTACTAGGAATAAGTATGAGTGACAGAAAAATATACTCAGGCTCAAAATTCACATTCAGAACAGACCTAACAAACTTGCTAAGCGACAGAGAATACCCTGTTAGTCTAATATTCACAATACAAAACCTAGACGGAACAGAAACAATATGGACACACACATCTAACGTGTTCCTAAAAACAAGTCTGTCATTAATAAGAAACGTACAATTACCTGATAACATAAGAGAAGGAGAATACGTAATAAGAGTAACCGCTAACTACTTAGATCTAAGTTCTAGCACTAGCCACGTATTCCACGTAAGTCTACCAATACATCAATACATATTATTTTGGGGAATAAGAGTATGGCACGCAGTACTATTCTTATTATTCTTAATAGGACTAATAATAGCAATAATAATAATCAAAAAAAGAATAGAAGGAAAAAAGAAATATCACTTAAAAGTTGAATATTCAGAGATACCAAAAGACGGACCAAGAAGTATATTCGCAGGAAAAATCGCAGAGACATCAAACAAAGCATACATGAACCTTGAAAATTTTAAAACACACACAATCGTAGCAGGATCAACAGGAGGAGGTAAAAGTTTCTCAGCACAAGTAATAATAGAAGAAATGCTACTAAAAGACGTGGCAGTAATAGTCTTCGATCCAACCGCGCAATGGACAGGGATGCTAAGAAAACTAACAAACAAAGGACTACTAGGCTTATATCCTAGCTTCGGAATGACAGAAAAAGACGCTAAACCATTCACAGGAAACATAAGACAAATCAATAACGCGCGCGAATTAATAGATATAAGAAAATTCATGAAACCAGGAGAAATACAAGTATTCGCAGTACATAAATTAGACCCAAAAGAAATAGATATCTTCGTCGCGAACACCGTAAGAGAAGTATTCCACGCGAACTTCGACGAATCAGAACCACTAAGACTTTGCTTAGTATACGACGAAGTACACCGTTTACTACCTAAGTTCGGAGGAAGTGGAGAAGGATTCTTACAAATAGAAAGAGCATGCCGTGAGTTCAGGAAGTGGGGAATAGGCGTAATGCTAATCTCGCAAGTATTAGCAGACTTCGTAGGACAAATCAAAGCAAACATCAACACAGAAGTACAAATGAGAACAAGAGACGAAGGAGACTTAGACAGGATTAAAACAAAGTACGGAGAAGATGTTCTGCAAAGCTTAGTAAAAGCAAGCATAGGAACAGGAATGGTGCAAAACTCAGCATATAACAGAGGAAGACCTTATTTCATAACGTTCAGACCAATAATGCACTCAGTAGCAAGATTAAGCGATGAAGAAATAGCACAATACAACGAATACAACATGAAAATAGATCAAATGACTTACGAATTAGACCAATTAGAAAAAGAAGAAAAACAAGACGTGTTCGATTTAAGATTAGAACTAAAATTAGCATTAGACAAAGTAAAAGCTGGAAACTTCAACATGGTAAAGATATACATTGAAGGATTAGAACCAAGACTAAAAAAAGTTTGGACTAAAATAGGAAAAACACCTAAGAAAATGGAAATAAAAATGGTGTCTCAAGAAGAACTAGATAAAGAACTAAAGAAAGCACAAGGAGAAAGAGAAAAATTCGAAGCAGAAAATAAGAAAGAAGAAACAAAAGATGACAAAAAAGAAACTCCTCAAGACAAATTCAAAAAAGATGTTCCTCCTGACAAGATATTGAAATTGCACAACGACATGTTAGTTGTTACCCCAACGAGTTTATACTCAGAAATAGAAGCGATGAAAGACTCAGATTATGAGTACCACGTGAATGAAAATAAAAATGATTTCGCTGATTGGATAAGAGACGCAGTAGGAGATGCTGAATTAGCAGAACATCTGGATAACACTAAGGACAGAAAAGAAATAATAAGCTTGCTTGATAAAAGAGCAAAAGGAGAAAAATTGCCTGCGTTAGAAAAAAGTCCTGAAAAAAAGAAACAAGAAGAACAAAAAGACGCAGTAAAAAACTTCGCTAAAGAACCTGCTGAAGAACCAAAGAAACAAGAAGAACAAGAAAATAAAGAAGAAAAATCAGAAGAAACAAAAGAAGATGAAAAAGAATCAGAGGATAAAAAAGAAGATGGTGAAAAATGA
- a CDS encoding type II toxin-antitoxin system HicB family antitoxin, producing the protein MARKQLNIRLDEEIHTKAKIIAILKGSTLNDFIEKAILEALKKENSDVISSQSIGSKKKGKG; encoded by the coding sequence ATGGCAAGAAAACAGCTTAACATAAGATTAGATGAAGAAATACATACTAAAGCTAAAATAATTGCTATTCTTAAGGGTTCTACGCTTAATGATTTCATAGAGAAAGCTATTCTAGAAGCGTTAAAAAAAGAAAATTCTGATGTTATTTCATCTCAAAGTATTGGTTCAAAAAAGAAAGGTAAAGGATAA
- a CDS encoding ribbon-helix-helix domain-containing protein, translating to MNKTEIINVRLSKELLKKLDPLLQEKSFSSRSEAVRQFLREYVQEQKQRGIKK from the coding sequence ATGAATAAAACAGAAATAATCAACGTACGACTATCAAAAGAACTTCTAAAAAAACTTGACCCATTGCTCCAAGAAAAATCCTTCAGCTCAAGATCAGAAGCCGTAAGACAATTCCTAAGAGAATACGTACAAGAACAAAAACAAAGAGGGATAAAAAAATGA